TATGCAGGATCGCAATCTGCACGTTCAATTCGTGAAGAAGGAATAGAAGTTATCTTGATAAACTCTAATCCAGCAACGATTATGACCGATCCTTCTATGGCCGATCATATTTATTTGAAGCCTTTAACTACTAAATCGATAATTGAAATCTTAAAAGCACATCCACAAATTGATGCTGTTTTACCTACTATGGGTGGACAAACGGCGTTGAACTTGTGTTTAGAAGCGGAAGAAAAAGGAATTTGGGAAGATTTTGGAGTAAAATTAATTGGAGTTGATGTTAATGCCATTAATATTACTGAGGATAGAGAGCAGTTCAAACAGCTTTTGAAAAAAATTGGAGTACCATCAGCACCTGCAGAAATTTGTACTTCATACTTAAGAGGAAAAGAAATTGCACAAGAATTTGGTTTTCCATTAGTAATCCGTCCTTCATTTACACTTGGAGGAACTGGAGCAGCAATTGTCTATAAAAAAGAAGATTTTGATGAACTTTTAACTAGAGGTTTAGAAGCATCTCCTATCCATGAGGTTTTGATTGACAAGGCTTTAATGGGATGGAAAGAATACGAATTGGAACTTTTAAGAGATAAAAACGACAATGTGGTTATCATTTGTTCTATCGAAAATATGGATCCAATGGGAATTCATACTGGAGATTCAATCACAGTGGCACCAGCAATGACTTTATCGGATACTACTTTCCAAAGAATGCGTGATTATGCGATCTTGATGATGCGTAGTATCGGGAATTTTGCAGGAGGTTGTAACGTACAGTTTGCCGTTTCACCAGATGATAAAGAAGATATCGTAGCGATAGAAATCAATCCTCGTGTGTCTCGTTCTTCTGCCTTGGCTTCAAAAGCAACAGGTTATCCAATTGCAAAAATTGCTTCGAAACTAGCTTTAGGATATAATTTAGATGAACTGCAAAATCAAATTACCAAATCTACTTCGGCTTTATTCGAACCAACTTTGGATTATGTGATTGTGAAAATTCCACGTTGGAACTTTGATAAATTTGAAGGAGCGGATAGAACTTTAGGTCTTCAAATGAAATCGGTTGGTGAAGTAATGGGAATTGGACGTTCGTTCCAAGAAGCATTGCATAAAGCGACTCAATCATTAGAAATTAAAAGAAATGGTTTAGGTGCTGACGGAAAAGGATACACGAACTACGAACAAATTATTGAGAAACTAACTTTTGCAAGTTGGGATCGTGTTTTTGTGATTTATGATGCGATTGCCATGGGGATTCCTTTGAGCCGCATCCATGAAATTACTAAAATCGATATGTGGTTCTTGAAACAATATGAGGAACTTTATACTTTAGAAAAAGAAATTACAACCTATAAAGTGGATGCCTTGCCAAAAGGACTTTTGCTTGAAGCGAAACAAAAAGGGTTTGCCGACAGACAAATTGCACACATGGTGGGCTGTTTAGAAAGTCAAGTACATGCTTTGCGTATGGATATGGATATTAATCGCGTATTCAAACTAGTTGATACTTGTGCGGCCGAATTTAAAGCGAAAACACCTTATTACTATTCTACTTTTGAAGCTGAAATTGAAAAAGCAGACGGAACTCGTTTCGTAGATAATGAAAGCGTTGTTACCGATAAAAAGAAAATAATTGTTCTTGGGTCAGGCCCAAATAGAATTGGACAAGGAATCGAATTTGATTATTCTTGTGTACACGGAGTGCTTGCTGCTAAAGAGTGTGGATACGAAACCATCATGATTAACTGTAATCCTGAAACGGTTTCAACTGATTTTGATACGGCAGATAAATTATACTTTGAGCCTGTTTTTTGGGAACACATTTACGATATTATCAAGCACGAAAAACCTGAAGGGGTTATTGTACAATTAGGAGGTCAAACGGCACTGAAATTAGCAGAAAAATTATCTAAATACGGAATAAAAATTATTGGAACTAGCTTTGATGCTTTGGATTTAGCCGAAGATAGAGGGCGTTTCTCTGATTTATTGACTGAATTAGAAATTCCTTTCCCGCAGTTTGGAATTGCTGAAACGGCTGATGAAGCTGCTGCATTAGCAGATACTTTAGACTTTCCATTATTGATTCGTCCTTCGTATGTGTTAGGAGGTCAAGGAATGAAAATTGTAATCAACAAGCAAGAATTAGAAGAGCATGTTGTGAATTTATTGAAAACCATTCCTGGAAACAAATTGCTTTTAGACCATTATTTAGATGGTGCGATTGAAGCAGAAGCAGATGCGATTTGTGACGGAGAAAATGTGTACATCATAGGAATTATGGAGCACATCGAACCTTGTGGAGTGCACTCTGGTGATAGTAATGCAACATTGCCTCCTTTTAATTTAGGAGAATTTGTAATGCAACAAATAAAAGACCATACTAAGAAAATAGCATTAGGATTAAGAACGGTTGGTTTAATCAACATTCAGTTTGCGATAAAAGACGATACCGTTTATATTATCGAAGCTAATCCTAGAGCATCTCGTACAGTACCATTTATTGCGAAAGCTTACGGAGAACCTTATGTAAACTACGCTACAAAAGTAATGTTAGGACATAATAAAGTAACTGATTTTGATTTCAATCCACAATTAAAAGGGTATGCAATCAAGCAACCGGTTTTCTCTTTCAGCAAGTTCCATAATGTAAACAAAGCATTAGGACCTGAGATGAAATCGACAGGAGAAAGCATCTTGTTTATTGATGACTTAAAAGACGATCAATTCTACGAATTGTACTCTAGAAGGAAAATGTATTTGAGTAAATAATACTTGAATTTAGTATAGTAAAAAAGCCCTGTTTGGGGCTTTTTTTGTTTTTAGGGGTATCTTAACTGGAAGGATTTGAGAAGTTAACGTTTTGATGCTTGGCGAAAAAGCGGATTTCGAATCACGTCACTGTCTGCCAGCACTGAACTTGATAGGAAACAGTCCTCATCATTTAACCACCGACCCCGTTTTTTTGCCAAACGACTGTTAACCAATGCCGTTTTTAGAACCATTTCTTTTTTCGAAACCATAGAATTGGAAATATAAAACTTAAAACTATTAAAATTAATACGTATAAATAGCCAAATTTCCATTCCAATTCAGGCATATATTTAAAGTTCATACCATAAATACCTGCTACTAACATCGGTAATGAAATGCACATTGTTACAATTGTGAGAGTTTTAAAAATTTTATTTTGTTCCAACTCAATTTTACTTGATATATTTTGCTTCAAGTCGTCAATTCTTTTAAAGTTGTTCTGCACATACTCATTTATTACAGACAAATCATTAAGTTCTGAATAAAAGTTATCTTTTGTTTCGCTGTTTAGTTTTTTACTTTTTCTTAGTAGATGTATTATTCTTCGATATTCATTATTAGCTTCTTCAATTATTAAATTATTGAAACTAAAATTAGTTAGTTTGTCTAACTCTTGTTCAGAAAATTTATTTTTTTTTAAAATTTCAGAGTAACTATTTATTATCTTTTTAGAAATTATTTCTGTTAAGTCAGCAAAGTAATCAGAAACGAAACCAACTATTAATACGAAAAAAGCATTAGTATCTAAGAAACCGTCCAATTCTTCCAATTGAAATTGCTTTTGTCGAAAGGGTAAAATTTCTTCAAATTTTACTGTTGAGAATGTGAATAGGGTGTCGTTTTTTAAAATAATGCAAACTGATACTTCGTTAATTTTATTTTCAATGTCGAAATATGGGACAGAAAAATTAATACCAATTTGATTTTCTGTTTCTAAATAATGAGAGCTAATTTCTATGTCTTCTCCAGTATTTAAAATGCTTGTATTAATATTGAATTCTTTTTCTATATACTTAATATTATCCTTGTTGTAATTAATAAATTGGATGTTCACAATTTCATTAATGTCATATGTAAAATCATCTACACTTTTTATTTGTTTTGACGTTTTGTCTTGAAATATCAATTCAATGTTCATTCTTCTGTTTTAAAAGTCCTATTTTTGATTCTGCGAAATGGTTGAGGCTAACTTAGATGTCTGATATCTATCAAACTTTATTTATTATCAAATATACCGAATAATCTAACTCCTTTCTATTTATGCAGTATTTTCTTAAAGAGTAGAAAGTCATGAAAAAGTTTCTTATTCTTCTCTTAATTCTTTTGGAAAACGATCAGAAACTAAATTCAATTGAATATTGTGTTCTAAATAAGCTTTCAAGCCCGCTAAAACCAAGGTAAAACCTTCGGTAGTATCTCTAATTTGGGCACACATCTCGTCTTGCTTTCCTTGAATTCCGTTGTAGGTTATGGTAACAAAGGTTTTACTTTCTCCTAAATCGTTAAATTCCCATTCTGCTATGGCTTTTTCATCATCTCCCCATTGGATTACAATGGATTCGTTTGGCTTTATAGAAAGCACTTTAACGGTAACGGTATGGTTGCCGTACATTTCCCAAATCCAATCAATCGATTTGCCTTCTTCCAGTTTTCCAGATGCACTTGTAAACCAAAATTGAGTCGTGATTTCGGGATTAATAAAGGCTTGAAATACATCGAATACTGGTTTTCTAATTAGCATCGCTGCCTCGGCATAAGAAGTGTTGTCTAGAGTCATGTTGTGTTGATTTTATAAATTAATTCGCATGTGGTAATGTTGAATGCCTACTTCTACAAAAGGGTCATCATAAATTTCAAAACCTAAGCTGAGGTAGAAAGGGACAGCATTGTCTCTGGCGTGGCATATGACTTCTTTAATCCCTTTGGATTTAGAAAAAGCAATTAATTCTTTTACTAATAGTTTGCCAACTCCTTTTCCTTGCTGATTGGTTTCTACTGCCATTTGCATTAGCTGCGTTTTGGTTTGCTCTGGATTTAAAGGTACCAAGACAACGCAACCAATTACAGTTTCATTTTCAACGGCGACAAAATGCCATGATTTTTCATCGTGCATTTCCCAAGCATGATCTGGAACACCTATAGGTCTCAATAAAATTTTGTTTCGTAATTCTTGTTCTAAGGGGTAAAAGGGATGTTTAGTGTCAATTAATGCTATGGAAATCATTGTGTTTTTCTATTTAGAGTA
The Flavobacterium sp. WC2421 genome window above contains:
- the carB gene encoding carbamoyl-phosphate synthase large subunit; translation: MPKDTSIKSVLIIGSGPIVIGQACEFDYAGSQSARSIREEGIEVILINSNPATIMTDPSMADHIYLKPLTTKSIIEILKAHPQIDAVLPTMGGQTALNLCLEAEEKGIWEDFGVKLIGVDVNAINITEDREQFKQLLKKIGVPSAPAEICTSYLRGKEIAQEFGFPLVIRPSFTLGGTGAAIVYKKEDFDELLTRGLEASPIHEVLIDKALMGWKEYELELLRDKNDNVVIICSIENMDPMGIHTGDSITVAPAMTLSDTTFQRMRDYAILMMRSIGNFAGGCNVQFAVSPDDKEDIVAIEINPRVSRSSALASKATGYPIAKIASKLALGYNLDELQNQITKSTSALFEPTLDYVIVKIPRWNFDKFEGADRTLGLQMKSVGEVMGIGRSFQEALHKATQSLEIKRNGLGADGKGYTNYEQIIEKLTFASWDRVFVIYDAIAMGIPLSRIHEITKIDMWFLKQYEELYTLEKEITTYKVDALPKGLLLEAKQKGFADRQIAHMVGCLESQVHALRMDMDINRVFKLVDTCAAEFKAKTPYYYSTFEAEIEKADGTRFVDNESVVTDKKKIIVLGSGPNRIGQGIEFDYSCVHGVLAAKECGYETIMINCNPETVSTDFDTADKLYFEPVFWEHIYDIIKHEKPEGVIVQLGGQTALKLAEKLSKYGIKIIGTSFDALDLAEDRGRFSDLLTELEIPFPQFGIAETADEAAALADTLDFPLLIRPSYVLGGQGMKIVINKQELEEHVVNLLKTIPGNKLLLDHYLDGAIEAEADAICDGENVYIIGIMEHIEPCGVHSGDSNATLPPFNLGEFVMQQIKDHTKKIALGLRTVGLINIQFAIKDDTVYIIEANPRASRTVPFIAKAYGEPYVNYATKVMLGHNKVTDFDFNPQLKGYAIKQPVFSFSKFHNVNKALGPEMKSTGESILFIDDLKDDQFYELYSRRKMYLSK
- a CDS encoding CorA family divalent cation transporter: MNIELIFQDKTSKQIKSVDDFTYDINEIVNIQFINYNKDNIKYIEKEFNINTSILNTGEDIEISSHYLETENQIGINFSVPYFDIENKINEVSVCIILKNDTLFTFSTVKFEEILPFRQKQFQLEELDGFLDTNAFFVLIVGFVSDYFADLTEIISKKIINSYSEILKKNKFSEQELDKLTNFSFNNLIIEEANNEYRRIIHLLRKSKKLNSETKDNFYSELNDLSVINEYVQNNFKRIDDLKQNISSKIELEQNKIFKTLTIVTMCISLPMLVAGIYGMNFKYMPELEWKFGYLYVLILIVLSFIFPILWFRKKKWF
- a CDS encoding SRPBCC family protein; protein product: MTLDNTSYAEAAMLIRKPVFDVFQAFINPEITTQFWFTSASGKLEEGKSIDWIWEMYGNHTVTVKVLSIKPNESIVIQWGDDEKAIAEWEFNDLGESKTFVTITYNGIQGKQDEMCAQIRDTTEGFTLVLAGLKAYLEHNIQLNLVSDRFPKELREE
- a CDS encoding GNAT family N-acetyltransferase, with translation MISIALIDTKHPFYPLEQELRNKILLRPIGVPDHAWEMHDEKSWHFVAVENETVIGCVVLVPLNPEQTKTQLMQMAVETNQQGKGVGKLLVKELIAFSKSKGIKEVICHARDNAVPFYLSLGFEIYDDPFVEVGIQHYHMRINL